A stretch of the Candidatus Bathyarchaeota archaeon genome encodes the following:
- a CDS encoding DNA topoisomerase VI subunit B, with protein MSLKEVFQEITPSDFFYRNRDIAGFTNPARALYSTVRELVENSLDACELSTIPPEIYIRISNKMDEEEIFYQVRIEDNGPGVPPEIIPSAFGQILFGSKYKLRQTRGTFGLGGKMALLYGQITTNGTTLVISSVDGNEIYEYQLMIDIKNNKPIILSKKNYSNKRKWHGTILEFTTEADYPRAASKIIEYLKQTAIVVPYANITFVDPKGKLYKFTRVTTKMPKPPEEARLHPHGVDVETLRRLIEATKTKTLHDFIKTHFQRVGDATANSFLKFANIDLKKNPKQLSQEDIVKLTNALKSFNEFLPPDAGCLSPIGEELLKIGIKKELNPEFVTVYQRKPSTYSGFPFIVEVGMAYGGGIPKTGKIELYRFANKIPLLFDEASDVSWKVINTLIDWRRYKIPQDAPIAIFIHICSTKVPYKTVGKEFIADRPEVEREILNAVREVARRLSLYLSKKRSIEREKKRFGVFAKYLPKIALFSTKLSEKKKEPEIKTLLKKASKIEEEFWGSEEEKRESA; from the coding sequence ATGAGTTTAAAAGAGGTTTTTCAGGAAATCACGCCTTCAGACTTTTTTTATCGAAATAGAGATATAGCAGGGTTTACGAATCCAGCTAGAGCCTTATACTCAACTGTTCGAGAGCTTGTAGAAAATTCTCTTGATGCATGCGAGTTAAGCACTATTCCTCCAGAAATCTATATTAGAATCTCGAATAAAATGGATGAAGAAGAAATCTTTTATCAAGTTAGAATAGAGGATAATGGACCTGGGGTTCCGCCTGAAATAATTCCATCAGCCTTTGGTCAAATTCTCTTCGGCTCAAAATATAAGTTAAGGCAAACTAGAGGAACTTTTGGTCTTGGAGGAAAAATGGCTCTTTTATATGGTCAAATAACCACAAACGGAACCACCTTAGTTATTTCAAGTGTAGATGGAAATGAAATATATGAATACCAACTAATGATTGACATTAAAAATAATAAACCTATAATTTTAAGTAAAAAAAACTATTCTAATAAACGAAAATGGCATGGAACAATTCTTGAATTTACAACTGAGGCAGATTACCCTAGAGCCGCATCAAAAATAATTGAATATTTAAAGCAAACTGCTATTGTTGTACCTTATGCTAATATAACTTTTGTTGATCCTAAAGGTAAACTTTACAAGTTCACTAGAGTGACAACTAAAATGCCTAAACCACCTGAAGAAGCACGTCTTCATCCGCATGGCGTTGATGTAGAAACTTTAAGAAGGCTTATAGAAGCAACAAAAACGAAAACTTTACATGATTTTATTAAAACGCATTTTCAAAGAGTTGGAGATGCAACAGCAAACAGCTTCTTAAAGTTTGCAAATATTGATTTAAAAAAGAATCCTAAGCAGCTTTCTCAAGAAGATATCGTTAAATTAACTAATGCTTTAAAAAGCTTTAATGAATTTTTACCTCCTGACGCAGGTTGCCTCTCGCCTATTGGAGAAGAATTGTTGAAAATTGGGATAAAAAAAGAGTTAAACCCTGAGTTTGTTACAGTTTATCAAAGAAAACCATCTACTTATTCAGGTTTCCCATTTATTGTTGAAGTTGGAATGGCTTATGGAGGTGGAATACCTAAAACTGGAAAAATAGAGCTTTATAGATTCGCTAATAAAATTCCTTTGCTTTTTGATGAAGCAAGCGATGTTTCATGGAAGGTTATAAACACTTTAATTGATTGGCGAAGATATAAAATTCCTCAAGATGCTCCAATAGCTATTTTCATTCATATTTGCAGCACTAAAGTTCCATATAAAACTGTTGGAAAAGAATTTATAGCTGATAGACCTGAAGTTGAACGGGAAATCCTTAACGCTGTAAGAGAAGTTGCACGAAGGCTATCTTTATATTTATCTAAAAAAAGATCTATCGAAAGAGAAAAGAAGAGATTTGGAGTTTTCGCTAAATACCTTCCTAAAATAGCTTTATTTTCAACCAAGCTTTCTGAAAAAAAGAAGGAGCCTGAAATTAAAACCTTATTAAAAAAGGCGAGTAAAATTGAAGAAGAGTTTTGGGGTAGTGAAGAAGAGAAAAGAGAAAGTGCTTGA
- a CDS encoding RNA-processing protein (similar to yeast Dim2p protein that is essential for 40S ribosomal subunit; structural studies show binding to 3' end of 16S rRNA in complex with archaeal IF2 alpha), which translates to MSESSFLIPKARIGILIGRNGEVKTEIEKTLKVELNIDSESGLVVVKPKESTDPLSILKARDIITAIGRGFSPEKAFKLFNEDISLEIIDLRDVVRKNENAILRLKGRVIGKDGKTRRIIEENTGAYITVYGHTIGIIGSYDSLSAAREAVELLLKGKQHSTVYKFLEAKRREIKKKESIELWEKR; encoded by the coding sequence TTGAGTGAATCAAGTTTTTTAATTCCAAAAGCTAGAATAGGCATTCTCATAGGGCGAAATGGAGAAGTAAAAACTGAAATAGAAAAAACGCTGAAGGTAGAATTAAATATAGATAGTGAAAGTGGGTTAGTGGTGGTTAAACCTAAAGAATCAACTGATCCCTTATCTATTCTTAAAGCTAGAGATATTATAACCGCTATTGGAAGAGGCTTCTCTCCAGAAAAAGCTTTTAAACTCTTTAATGAAGACATATCTCTTGAAATCATAGATTTAAGGGATGTGGTTAGAAAAAACGAGAATGCTATCTTAAGGCTTAAAGGTAGAGTTATCGGTAAAGATGGAAAAACTCGAAGAATAATTGAAGAGAATACTGGTGCCTATATAACCGTTTACGGTCATACAATAGGGATTATAGGAAGCTACGATTCTTTATCTGCTGCTAGAGAAGCTGTAGAGCTGCTTCTTAAAGGCAAGCAGCATTCAACAGTATATAAGTTTTTAGAAGCGAAAAGAAGAGAGATTAAAAAGAAGGAGAGTATAGAACTTTGGGAAAAACGTTAA
- a CDS encoding serine protein kinase RIO yields MEKEEKLIEKLQLREKRYITEQLMKEKRSEEMEALEEVFDKSTLMIIYRMLNQGILQKIFGVVKSGKESRVYWGKSREGDVAVKIYLTASKEFRKGMLTYIEGDPRFKKVSKETRALIYLWAKKEFKNLQLAYAAKVNVPKPITVEGNVLIMKFIGKAGEPAPLLKDIPPEKPAKTYNELLNYIRLLYVKAKLVHGDISEYNIMVWKEKPVLFDFAQAVSISHPMAYELLYRDVKNLNSYFRKLGVKTINVEDFIKKVVEKFE; encoded by the coding sequence TTGGAGAAAGAAGAAAAGCTTATTGAAAAACTGCAATTAAGAGAGAAAAGATATATAACTGAACAATTGATGAAAGAAAAAAGAAGCGAAGAAATGGAGGCTTTAGAAGAAGTCTTCGATAAATCAACTTTAATGATAATTTATCGCATGCTTAACCAAGGAATTCTTCAAAAAATTTTTGGTGTTGTTAAATCTGGTAAAGAATCTAGAGTTTATTGGGGAAAAAGCAGAGAAGGAGATGTAGCTGTAAAAATCTATTTAACAGCTTCAAAAGAATTTAGAAAAGGCATGTTAACATATATTGAAGGCGATCCAAGATTTAAAAAAGTAAGCAAAGAAACAAGAGCCTTAATCTATTTATGGGCTAAAAAAGAGTTTAAAAATCTTCAGTTAGCTTATGCAGCTAAAGTTAATGTTCCCAAACCAATAACTGTTGAAGGAAATGTTTTAATCATGAAGTTTATAGGTAAAGCTGGTGAACCTGCGCCTCTTCTTAAAGATATTCCCCCAGAAAAACCAGCTAAAACTTATAATGAGCTTTTAAATTATATTCGATTACTTTATGTTAAGGCTAAGTTAGTTCATGGAGACATAAGCGAATACAATATAATGGTTTGGAAGGAGAAACCTGTGCTTTTTGATTTTGCTCAAGCTGTTTCTATAAGCCATCCGATGGCTTACGAGCTTCTTTACCGCGATGTGAAAAACCTTAACTCCTACTTTCGAAAGCTTGGAGTTAAAACAATAAATGTTGAAGATTTCATAAAAAAGGTGGTTGAAAAATTTGAGTGA
- the eif1A gene encoding translation initiation factor eIF-1A — translation MGKKKVITEEPLKEMVMPIENQLFGVVTQMLGYDRLLVKCADGHERTCRIRGKMKRRVWIKIGDVVLVAPWDFQSETRGDVIWRYTESQVETLKRKGYLKGL, via the coding sequence ATGGGTAAAAAGAAAGTTATCACTGAGGAGCCTTTAAAAGAAATGGTTATGCCAATTGAAAATCAGCTTTTTGGTGTAGTCACACAAATGTTAGGTTATGATCGATTGCTTGTTAAATGCGCTGATGGACATGAAAGAACATGCCGAATAAGAGGTAAAATGAAGCGTAGAGTTTGGATAAAAATAGGTGATGTTGTTTTAGTAGCGCCATGGGATTTTCAATCAGAAACACGGGGCGACGTTATTTGGCGTTATACTGAAAGTCAAGTTGAAACTCTTAAGCGGAAAGGCTACTTAAAAGGTCTTTAA
- a CDS encoding DUF424 family protein has translation MNIFYRNDLKIVALCDPELLGKTFREGRLKLEVKEAFYRGALVSIDEALKELYEADIGNLVGRKIINAAVKSGLINSAAIIYISGTPHVQMLKL, from the coding sequence ATGAATATTTTTTATAGAAACGATTTAAAGATTGTTGCTTTATGCGATCCGGAGCTTTTAGGAAAAACTTTTCGGGAAGGCAGGTTAAAGCTTGAAGTTAAAGAAGCCTTTTATAGAGGTGCTCTTGTTTCTATTGATGAAGCTTTAAAAGAGCTTTATGAAGCTGATATTGGAAATTTAGTTGGAAGAAAAATTATAAACGCAGCGGTTAAATCTGGTTTAATAAACTCTGCTGCTATAATTTATATCTCTGGCACGCCTCATGTTCAAATGTTAAAGCTTTAA
- a CDS encoding translation initiation factor IF-2 subunit beta, translating to MSEEYTKLLDRILVKIPKKPLSGERFVIPNPSCVNVGNKTYILNFNEIAEKLNREPDHILKFLSKEMATSSVITGSRVFFQGRFPDLTIKRLIEIYVNRFVICPICKRPDTKLVKEGKFLFLICEACGAKSSVIQT from the coding sequence ATGAGTGAAGAGTATACTAAGCTTTTAGATAGAATTTTAGTTAAAATTCCTAAAAAGCCTTTAAGCGGAGAAAGATTTGTTATTCCAAATCCTTCATGCGTTAATGTTGGTAATAAAACCTATATTTTAAATTTTAATGAAATCGCTGAAAAATTGAATAGAGAGCCTGATCATATCCTTAAATTTCTCTCTAAAGAAATGGCTACTTCAAGCGTTATTACCGGTTCCAGAGTGTTTTTTCAAGGGCGTTTTCCAGACTTGACTATAAAAAGGTTGATTGAGATTTATGTTAACCGATTTGTTATATGCCCTATTTGCAAAAGACCTGATACGAAGCTGGTGAAAGAAGGGAAATTTTTATTCTTAATTTGCGAAGCCTGCGGCGCTAAATCCTCTGTTATACAAACTTAA
- a CDS encoding methionine--tRNA ligase: MGKWVICCAWPYVNAIPHLGTFIHLLSADVFYKYLRLKGEEAIFVSGSDEHGTPIEVEAIKAGVSPREITNKYHQAILNLIEKYDIEFTNYTRTDSPTHFKVTQSILKKIYENKFIFSREVELPYCFKCERFLPDRFIEGECPYCGYDKARGDQCESCGRILDTLELVNARCVFCSFKPEKRKSIHWFFDLPKFSDVLKKYLSENPRLPDNAKKFSLKWLEEGLKPRAITRDNKWGIPAPFPNSEGKTIYVWFEAVLGYVSAVIEWSEKIGKPELWKEFWFSEDSRNVHFIGKDNIPFHTIIFPALLLATKDPYNLPWQISSTEFILYESEKFSKSRRVGIWMDEALEIAEPEYWRYILIAIRPEAKDANFTWEEFEARINSELNDVLGNFVNRTLTFIKKYFNGIVPSPNNYDEVDLEVLRKINDTPKEVEKLMNEFKLRSALSMIIDFAREGNRYLSLKEPWLKIKVDKRKAETTLYLAVQIVYALSILLTPFLPKTSEKILKQLGLNKSRLNLKWSEASSLMIKPNHKIGEAEALFHKVNANEAKSKLEKIRSRKIIEAKD; the protein is encoded by the coding sequence TTGGGTAAATGGGTTATATGCTGCGCTTGGCCTTATGTTAATGCGATACCGCATTTAGGAACATTTATTCATTTATTATCAGCTGATGTTTTTTACAAGTATTTACGTTTAAAAGGGGAAGAAGCAATTTTTGTAAGCGGATCTGATGAACATGGAACACCAATAGAAGTTGAAGCTATTAAAGCTGGGGTCTCTCCAAGAGAGATAACAAATAAATATCATCAAGCAATTCTCAATCTTATAGAAAAATATGATATTGAATTCACAAATTATACAAGAACTGATTCTCCAACTCATTTTAAAGTAACTCAAAGCATTCTTAAGAAAATTTATGAGAATAAATTCATTTTTTCAAGGGAAGTAGAGCTTCCTTACTGCTTTAAATGCGAAAGATTTTTGCCAGATAGATTTATTGAAGGAGAATGCCCTTACTGTGGCTATGATAAAGCTAGAGGAGATCAATGCGAAAGCTGCGGCAGAATTCTTGATACATTAGAATTAGTAAACGCTAGATGCGTTTTCTGCAGCTTTAAACCTGAAAAAAGAAAGTCTATTCATTGGTTTTTTGATCTTCCAAAGTTTTCTGATGTGCTTAAAAAGTATTTAAGTGAAAACCCAAGGCTTCCAGATAACGCTAAAAAATTTTCGCTTAAATGGCTGGAGGAGGGGCTAAAGCCTAGAGCAATAACTAGAGATAATAAATGGGGTATTCCTGCACCTTTCCCTAATTCTGAAGGAAAAACAATTTATGTTTGGTTTGAAGCTGTATTAGGTTACGTTTCAGCTGTTATAGAGTGGAGTGAGAAAATTGGGAAGCCTGAATTGTGGAAAGAATTTTGGTTTAGTGAGGATTCTAGAAATGTGCATTTTATAGGGAAAGATAATATTCCATTTCATACAATAATTTTTCCAGCTCTTCTTTTAGCTACAAAAGATCCATATAATCTTCCTTGGCAAATTTCTTCAACTGAATTTATTCTTTACGAGTCTGAAAAATTCTCTAAAAGCAGGCGAGTAGGAATATGGATGGATGAAGCATTAGAGATAGCTGAACCAGAATACTGGAGATATATATTAATTGCTATAAGACCTGAAGCTAAAGATGCAAATTTTACATGGGAAGAATTCGAAGCGCGCATAAATTCGGAATTAAACGATGTTTTAGGAAATTTTGTTAATAGAACATTAACATTTATTAAAAAATATTTTAATGGAATTGTGCCTTCACCTAACAATTATGATGAAGTTGATTTAGAAGTTTTAAGGAAAATAAATGATACACCGAAGGAAGTTGAAAAATTAATGAATGAATTTAAGCTTAGAAGCGCCTTAAGCATGATTATAGACTTCGCTAGAGAAGGTAACAGGTATTTAAGCTTAAAGGAACCTTGGCTAAAAATTAAGGTTGATAAAAGAAAAGCGGAGACAACTCTTTATTTAGCTGTTCAAATAGTTTATGCTTTAAGCATTCTTTTAACTCCATTTCTTCCAAAAACTTCAGAGAAAATCTTAAAGCAGCTTGGATTAAATAAAAGTAGATTAAATTTAAAATGGAGTGAAGCTTCAAGCTTGATGATTAAACCAAACCATAAAATAGGAGAAGCGGAAGCTTTATTTCATAAAGTGAATGCGAACGAAGCTAAAAGCAAGCTTGAAAAAATTAGGAGTAGAAAAATAATTGAAGCTAAAGATTGA
- a CDS encoding PHP domain-containing protein: MKLKIDLHVHTVNSKDGHISLKHLPKIISLKKLNGVAVTDHNHLTKIKFKEALIIPGVEVTTKEGHLIALGVENLIKKGLNAIDAIEKIHEESGLAIAPHPYDFMTSRLNPFKLKGKLDAIETINSSILTFKLSSLLAEKAALKLSLPKVAGSDAHIPEAVGNAYTIIEVSSSSIEEVLKAIKNGRTEPYGKPTLLTNKIKKIILDFKRFNL, encoded by the coding sequence TTGAAGCTAAAGATTGATCTGCATGTTCATACGGTAAACTCTAAAGATGGTCATATATCATTAAAACATTTGCCTAAAATTATTTCATTAAAAAAACTTAATGGTGTGGCTGTGACAGATCATAATCATTTAACAAAAATCAAATTTAAGGAAGCCTTAATAATTCCTGGCGTTGAAGTAACCACTAAAGAAGGGCATTTAATAGCTCTTGGAGTTGAAAATTTAATAAAAAAAGGTTTAAACGCAATTGATGCGATTGAAAAAATCCATGAAGAAAGCGGTTTAGCGATAGCGCCTCACCCATATGATTTTATGACATCAAGGTTAAACCCATTTAAATTAAAAGGAAAGTTGGATGCTATAGAAACCATAAACTCTTCAATCTTAACTTTTAAGCTTTCCAGTTTGCTTGCTGAAAAAGCAGCGTTAAAGCTTAGCTTACCTAAAGTTGCTGGAAGCGATGCTCATATTCCAGAAGCTGTTGGAAACGCTTATACAATTATTGAAGTTTCTTCCAGTAGCATAGAAGAGGTTTTGAAGGCTATTAAAAATGGGAGAACTGAGCCATACGGTAAACCAACGCTGTTAACAAATAAAATTAAGAAGATTATTTTAGATTTTAAAAGGTTTAATCTATAG
- a CDS encoding tRNA (N(6)-L-threonylcarbamoyladenosine(37)-C(2))-methylthiotransferase: protein MNKVYFEFYGCAANKFDLEVMLGILSKAGYSFSSTPEKAEILLIHTCGVKKATEDKILQRLTALSKLNKPLIVSGCLPKIDLNNLMKSSPNAVFMDPYSIDKILAAIEASKTLSKKFFFTSQPLIKLSFPKIRLNKYIEIIQIAEGCLGSCAYCCTRFARGKLYSYSIEDILTKVKEALKNGVVEVWLTAQDVGAYGKDLGVNLINLLNEIIDLPYEFRVRIGMMNPSYALEMIDELKNIYKNEKIFKFAHIPVQSGSNKILKDMNRFYTVEEFKEVVKELKDEIKNLSIATDIIVGYPTETSEDFKLTLNLLNEIKPDVTNISKFTYRPRTEASLLKQLPSKIVAERSRFLSKISSKITLEKNLSFIGKTESIIVSEQSSRGTYIGRTLNYKKVLIASDENLLGLKLNVKIVSAYERYLIGELL, encoded by the coding sequence TTGAATAAAGTTTATTTTGAGTTTTACGGGTGCGCTGCGAATAAATTTGATTTAGAAGTTATGCTTGGAATCTTAAGTAAGGCGGGATACAGTTTTTCAAGCACCCCTGAAAAAGCTGAAATTCTACTTATTCATACATGCGGTGTAAAGAAAGCTACTGAAGATAAAATTTTGCAAAGGCTTACCGCTTTATCAAAGTTAAATAAACCATTAATAGTCTCAGGGTGTCTTCCAAAAATCGATTTAAATAATTTAATGAAATCTTCACCAAACGCTGTTTTTATGGATCCATATTCTATAGATAAAATCTTAGCTGCTATTGAAGCTTCAAAAACCCTCTCAAAAAAATTTTTCTTCACTTCTCAACCATTAATTAAGCTTAGCTTTCCAAAGATTAGACTTAATAAATATATTGAAATTATTCAAATAGCTGAAGGCTGTCTCGGTTCATGCGCTTATTGTTGCACTAGATTTGCTCGTGGAAAACTTTATTCTTATTCTATTGAAGATATTTTAACTAAAGTTAAAGAGGCTTTAAAAAATGGTGTTGTTGAAGTTTGGTTAACTGCTCAAGATGTTGGAGCATATGGAAAAGATTTAGGCGTTAATCTGATTAACTTGCTTAATGAAATAATTGATTTACCATACGAGTTTAGAGTAAGAATTGGAATGATGAATCCTTCTTATGCTTTAGAAATGATTGATGAGCTTAAAAATATTTATAAAAACGAGAAAATTTTTAAGTTTGCGCATATTCCAGTGCAGTCAGGTTCAAACAAAATTTTAAAAGATATGAATAGATTTTACACAGTTGAAGAGTTTAAAGAGGTTGTTAAAGAGTTAAAAGATGAAATTAAAAACTTATCTATAGCAACCGATATTATAGTTGGGTATCCAACTGAAACAAGCGAAGATTTTAAATTAACTTTAAATCTTTTAAATGAAATTAAACCTGATGTGACTAATATTTCAAAGTTTACTTATAGACCTAGAACAGAAGCTTCGCTTCTTAAACAGCTTCCATCTAAAATAGTTGCTGAAAGATCAAGATTTTTATCGAAGATTTCTTCAAAAATAACTTTAGAGAAAAACTTAAGCTTTATAGGGAAAACAGAATCTATAATTGTTTCTGAACAATCAAGCAGAGGAACTTATATTGGTAGAACCTTAAATTATAAAAAGGTTTTAATAGCCTCTGATGAAAACTTGTTAGGGTTAAAGCTTAATGTTAAAATTGTTTCAGCTTATGAAAGATATTTAATTGGGGAATTGCTTTAA
- a CDS encoding MoaD/ThiS family protein, producing MKVKVKYFAIFRELTNKREEELEVKEGATVKDLLEALAEKYGKKFKDIVFNGAVSDRLIMLLDGVNIYSLNNLETKLNENNVFVILPPVGGG from the coding sequence TTGAAGGTGAAAGTAAAATACTTTGCTATATTTAGAGAGCTAACTAATAAGAGAGAAGAAGAGCTTGAAGTTAAGGAAGGCGCTACAGTAAAAGATTTGCTTGAAGCTTTAGCAGAGAAATATGGAAAAAAATTTAAAGATATAGTTTTTAATGGAGCTGTAAGTGACCGTTTGATTATGCTATTAGATGGTGTAAACATTTACTCTTTAAATAATTTAGAAACGAAGCTAAATGAAAATAACGTCTTCGTTATTTTGCCTCCGGTAGGAGGCGGGTGA
- a CDS encoding zinc ribbon domain-containing protein: MFENIILQAGGSSLILLLPLLICCMLPLLTRLFQKPVSSSLATTETDVWFTSYRIDEAFEAVKNHVFSWRTREEVKPSSKFSIFKNKTPPERFITSESIPPRLIKFSDPIEGNVTFEFTETEPGGTAIRVNYYPILKDKIQRMRASFPLKIPFTAGLPCSACGKPVLPDFKVCPFCGEKLK; encoded by the coding sequence TTGTTTGAAAATATTATTCTTCAAGCGGGTGGTTCAAGCTTAATTTTGCTTTTACCACTTCTTATATGCTGCATGCTGCCGCTTTTAACTCGATTATTTCAAAAACCAGTTTCATCAAGCTTAGCAACCACAGAAACAGACGTTTGGTTTACATCTTACAGAATTGATGAAGCTTTTGAAGCTGTAAAAAACCATGTTTTCTCTTGGAGAACTCGAGAAGAAGTTAAACCATCAAGCAAATTTTCAATTTTTAAAAATAAAACTCCACCTGAAAGATTTATTACTTCAGAAAGTATACCTCCAAGATTGATTAAATTTTCTGATCCAATTGAAGGAAATGTAACTTTTGAGTTTACTGAAACTGAACCTGGCGGAACAGCTATAAGAGTTAATTATTACCCAATCTTGAAAGATAAAATTCAAAGGATGAGAGCAAGCTTTCCGCTTAAAATCCCTTTTACAGCTGGATTACCATGCTCAGCTTGCGGAAAACCAGTGCTTCCAGATTTTAAGGTATGCCCATTTTGTGGAGAAAAGTTAAAGTGA
- a CDS encoding DUF2085 domain-containing protein — translation MWRKVKVNYLIDWELLLSHSHWVTINFNGKQVKLCARCFGTVIGFLTIFLTLSLIEFKASSSFLSFCIVLASPSMVDWLTQTWGLRSSRNDLRLITGFMNGFSIALLYFLPLSFALKLKALLYTLAFIFILGFIGKMLKQNRFFYK, via the coding sequence TTGTGGAGAAAAGTTAAAGTGAATTATTTAATTGATTGGGAGCTGCTGCTTTCTCATTCCCATTGGGTAACAATTAATTTTAACGGTAAACAAGTTAAACTATGCGCTCGATGCTTTGGGACAGTTATAGGTTTTTTAACAATATTCTTGACGTTATCCTTAATTGAATTTAAAGCTTCATCAAGTTTTCTTTCTTTTTGCATTGTTTTAGCTTCACCAAGCATGGTAGATTGGTTAACTCAAACTTGGGGGCTTAGAAGCAGCAGAAACGATTTAAGATTAATTACAGGTTTTATGAATGGGTTCAGCATAGCTTTACTTTATTTTCTTCCTTTATCATTTGCTTTAAAGCTTAAAGCACTTCTTTATACTCTAGCTTTTATATTCATTCTTGGTTTTATTGGAAAGATGTTAAAGCAAAACAGGTTTTTTTATAAGTGA
- a CDS encoding radical SAM protein: MKNKLSGESVSLKVLRETKSLCPICLQVVSAKVFVDESNIVKIGKTCVKHGYFEDTYTFSKLDKYLWAEKYACEGTKIINPRTKTVNGCPYDCGICPEHKSHTVLAIIDVTNRCNLKCPICFANAATTGYIYEPTREQIKDVLINLRRNQPVAPSALQFSGGEPTVRDDLPELIKMAKDAGFNHVEVNTNGVRFANDLNFFKECLEAGMSTIYLQFDGLNDEIFKEVRGVPLKTVKIKVIENARNIGLKSIVLVVTLVKGFNDNQLGDILRFALNNSDVIRCINVQPVSITGRIEKEEREKMRINTSDFMELIEKQSNGLVKAEDFRPVPCVIPLSKAVGALKNKHYVEFSTAPWCGVATFLVKSGEEWVPITRLANVDKFFEAMEKAYKDALNGRKLIAKLRLISSLKYVKTKLIKEAVWPVLKEGNYNALGNFMQKVLMIGCMHFMDPYNFDLDRMQKCTIHYGLPDGTIRPFCAYNSIHRSEVERKFSVPYSEWMKNKQLQAYASS; encoded by the coding sequence TTGAAGAATAAATTAAGCGGCGAAAGTGTATCGCTTAAGGTTTTAAGAGAAACTAAAAGTTTATGCCCTATTTGCCTTCAAGTTGTTTCAGCAAAAGTTTTTGTTGATGAAAGCAATATTGTTAAGATAGGTAAAACATGCGTGAAGCATGGTTACTTTGAAGATACATATACTTTCTCTAAATTAGATAAGTATTTATGGGCTGAAAAATATGCTTGTGAAGGAACTAAAATAATTAATCCTAGAACTAAAACAGTTAACGGTTGTCCCTATGATTGTGGAATTTGCCCTGAGCATAAATCTCATACAGTATTAGCGATTATTGATGTTACTAATCGCTGTAATCTTAAATGCCCAATTTGCTTTGCTAATGCAGCTACAACTGGATATATATATGAGCCTACAAGAGAGCAAATAAAAGACGTATTGATTAATTTAAGAAGGAATCAACCGGTAGCACCTTCAGCGCTTCAATTTAGCGGTGGAGAACCAACTGTAAGAGATGATTTACCAGAATTAATAAAAATGGCTAAGGATGCTGGTTTTAACCACGTTGAAGTAAACACTAATGGTGTAAGATTTGCTAACGACTTAAACTTCTTTAAAGAATGCCTTGAAGCTGGAATGAGCACTATCTACTTGCAATTTGATGGTTTAAATGATGAAATCTTTAAGGAAGTCCGTGGAGTCCCATTAAAAACTGTAAAAATAAAGGTTATAGAAAATGCTAGAAATATAGGTTTAAAAAGTATAGTTTTGGTTGTGACTTTAGTTAAAGGCTTTAATGATAATCAACTTGGAGATATTTTAAGATTTGCATTAAACAACTCTGATGTAATAAGATGCATTAATGTTCAACCTGTATCAATTACAGGGCGAATAGAAAAAGAGGAGAGAGAGAAGATGCGGATAAACACATCTGATTTTATGGAGCTTATTGAAAAACAATCAAATGGGTTGGTGAAAGCTGAAGATTTCAGACCTGTTCCCTGCGTTATTCCATTATCTAAAGCTGTTGGAGCGTTAAAAAATAAGCATTACGTAGAGTTTTCAACAGCTCCTTGGTGCGGTGTAGCAACATTTTTAGTTAAAAGCGGTGAAGAGTGGGTTCCAATCACAAGATTAGCTAATGTAGATAAATTTTTTGAAGCTATGGAAAAAGCTTATAAAGATGCTTTAAATGGAAGGAAGCTTATAGCTAAGCTTAGGTTAATTTCATCATTAAAGTATGTAAAAACGAAGCTTATTAAAGAAGCGGTTTGGCCTGTTCTTAAAGAAGGAAATTACAATGCGCTTGGAAACTTTATGCAAAAAGTGTTGATGATTGGATGCATGCATTTTATGGACCCATACAACTTTGATTTAGATAGAATGCAAAAATGCACTATTCACTATGGTTTACCTGATGGAACAATAAGGCCTTTCTGCGCTTACAACTCTATTCATAGAAGCGAAGTGGAAAGAAAATTCTCAGTTCCATATTCAGAGTGGATGAAGAATAAACAGCTTCAAGCTTATGCTTCATCTTAA